The following are from one region of the Azospirillum sp. TSH100 genome:
- a CDS encoding non-heme iron oxygenase ferredoxin subunit, translating to MTVTTTWHKTIPAATVEQDGVARAQAGGQRIALYAVEGEYFATSDVCTHGQAFLSDGYLDGHLIECPLHQGLFDVRTGAAAGAPCTVPVRSFPVKIEDGILHVQIEEA from the coding sequence ATGACAGTGACCACCACCTGGCACAAGACCATCCCGGCCGCCACCGTCGAGCAGGACGGCGTCGCCCGCGCCCAGGCCGGCGGCCAGCGCATCGCGCTCTATGCCGTGGAGGGCGAGTATTTCGCCACCTCCGACGTCTGCACCCACGGGCAGGCCTTCCTGTCGGACGGCTATCTCGACGGCCACCTGATCGAATGCCCGCTGCACCAGGGCCTGTTCGACGTCCGCACCGGTGCTGCGGCCGGCGCCCCCTGCACCGTGCCGGTCCGCAGCTTTCCGGTGAAAATCGAGGACGGCATCCTCCATGTCCAGATCGAGGAGGCGTGA
- a CDS encoding MFS transporter, translated as MPGQQHVIDVTAAIERARFGRFQFLITALCALIALLDGFDTQAIAYVAPVIAEQWGMNVAGFGPIFGAGLAGLTVGAFLLSPAADRFGRKSIILLSMLIFGVFSLVTAWAGTMNELLLYRFLTGVGLGGAMPNIIALTSEYAPARLRATLVTVMFCGFPFGSTIGGIISAPLIGAFGWQSVFIVGGIAPLAVLLVLIAFLPESLRYLVASHAPRERIAAILRRLDPDNAARIEAGTDFVLHEPKAAGFTVAKLFQDGRARTTLLLWAAFFMNLLVMYFLVNWLPSLLRASGMPIQTAILSTAVLNLGGVVGAITLGRMIDRMNPHLVLGTAYAASALFIVGVAFGAHDLWLLMPAIFLAGFGVVGAQIGMNALAAGIYPTAIRSTGVGWALGIGRIGSIIGPVAGGALLGAGWTAQGVVLAAVVPALLASLAVFALRRHPAPAGALKAQATLAH; from the coding sequence ATGCCCGGACAGCAGCACGTCATCGACGTGACCGCCGCGATCGAACGCGCGCGGTTCGGCCGGTTCCAGTTCCTGATCACCGCGCTGTGCGCGCTGATCGCGCTTCTGGACGGTTTCGATACCCAGGCCATCGCCTATGTGGCACCGGTCATCGCCGAACAATGGGGGATGAACGTCGCCGGTTTCGGCCCGATCTTCGGCGCCGGCCTCGCCGGCCTGACGGTCGGCGCCTTCCTGCTCAGCCCGGCGGCCGACCGCTTCGGGCGCAAGAGCATCATCCTGCTGTCCATGCTCATCTTCGGCGTCTTCTCGCTGGTGACCGCCTGGGCCGGCACGATGAACGAGCTGCTGCTCTACCGCTTCCTGACCGGCGTCGGGCTGGGCGGGGCGATGCCGAACATCATCGCGCTGACCTCGGAATATGCGCCGGCGCGGCTGCGGGCGACGCTGGTCACCGTGATGTTCTGCGGCTTCCCCTTCGGCTCGACCATCGGCGGCATCATCAGCGCGCCGCTGATCGGCGCCTTCGGCTGGCAGTCGGTGTTCATCGTCGGCGGCATCGCCCCGCTGGCGGTGCTGCTGGTCCTGATCGCCTTCCTGCCGGAATCGCTGCGCTATCTGGTCGCCAGCCATGCCCCGCGCGAACGGATCGCCGCCATTCTCCGGCGTCTCGATCCCGACAACGCCGCCCGCATCGAGGCCGGCACCGACTTCGTCCTGCATGAGCCGAAGGCCGCCGGCTTCACCGTCGCCAAGCTGTTCCAGGACGGGCGGGCACGCACCACGCTGCTGCTGTGGGCGGCCTTCTTCATGAACCTGCTGGTCATGTATTTCCTGGTCAACTGGCTGCCGTCGCTGCTGCGCGCCAGCGGCATGCCGATCCAGACCGCGATCCTGTCCACCGCCGTGCTGAATCTCGGCGGCGTGGTCGGCGCCATCACGCTCGGCCGCATGATCGACCGCATGAACCCGCATCTGGTGCTCGGCACCGCCTATGCCGCGTCGGCCCTGTTCATCGTCGGCGTCGCCTTCGGCGCGCATGACCTGTGGCTGCTGATGCCGGCGATCTTCCTGGCCGGCTTCGGCGTGGTCGGCGCCCAGATCGGCATGAACGCGCTGGCCGCCGGCATCTATCCCACGGCGATCCGCTCGACCGGCGTGGGCTGGGCACTCGGCATTGGCCGCATCGGATCCATCATCGGGCCGGTGGCCGGCGGCGCGCTGCTGGGTGCCGGCTGGACCGCGCAAGGCGTCGTGCTGGCGGCGGTCGTCCCCGCCCTGCTCGCCTCGCTGGCCGTGTTCGCCCTTCGCCGCCACCCGGCCCCGGCCGGTGCGCTGAAGGCGCAGGCAACGCTGGCCCATTGA
- a CDS encoding 2-hydroxyacid dehydrogenase — protein sequence MPPEILLIEPMMPAVEQGLDAAYTVHRLSAAPDRDRLIAEVGDRVRAVVTGGGTGVKNAVVDALPNLGIVAINGVGTDAVDLEHCRGRGVRVSNTPDVLTDDVADLAIGLMIAASRRMMVGDRFVRAGQWPKGKLPLARKVSGKRLGVLGLGRIGEAIAKRAEAFGMTIAYTNRKPRDGVSYRFVASPVDLARESDILVVAASAGADARNMVGRAVLDALGPEGLLVNVARGSVVDEPELLAALTEGRIGGAGLDVFADEPNVPEGFYGLDNVVLQPHQASATVETRTAMGQLVLDNLEAFFAGRPLPTAVV from the coding sequence CTGCCGCCAGAAATCTTGCTCATCGAACCGATGATGCCCGCCGTCGAGCAGGGTCTTGATGCGGCCTACACCGTCCACCGCCTGTCCGCGGCCCCTGACCGCGACCGGCTGATCGCCGAGGTCGGCGACCGCGTGCGCGCCGTCGTCACCGGCGGCGGCACCGGCGTGAAGAACGCGGTGGTCGATGCGCTGCCCAATCTCGGGATCGTCGCCATCAACGGCGTCGGCACCGACGCGGTCGATCTGGAGCATTGCCGCGGCCGCGGCGTGCGTGTCAGCAACACGCCGGACGTGCTGACCGACGATGTCGCCGATCTCGCCATCGGGCTGATGATCGCCGCCTCGCGCCGGATGATGGTCGGCGACCGCTTCGTCCGCGCCGGTCAATGGCCGAAGGGCAAGCTGCCGCTCGCCCGCAAGGTCAGCGGCAAGCGGCTGGGCGTGCTGGGGCTGGGCCGCATCGGCGAGGCCATCGCCAAACGGGCCGAGGCCTTCGGCATGACCATCGCCTACACCAACCGCAAGCCGCGCGACGGCGTGTCCTACCGTTTCGTCGCCTCCCCGGTCGATCTGGCGCGGGAGAGCGACATTCTGGTGGTCGCCGCTTCGGCCGGGGCGGATGCCCGCAACATGGTCGGCCGCGCCGTGCTCGACGCGCTGGGCCCGGAGGGGCTGCTGGTCAATGTCGCCCGCGGCAGCGTGGTGGATGAGCCGGAGCTGCTGGCTGCCCTGACCGAGGGCCGGATCGGCGGCGCCGGGCTGGACGTCTTCGCCGACGAGCCGAACGTGCCGGAGGGCTTCTACGGCCTCGACAACGTCGTGCTCCAGCCGCATCAGGCCAGCGCCACGGTGGAGACGCGGACGGCGATGGGCCAGCTCGTGCTCGACAATCTGGAGGCCTTCTTCGCCGGCCGGCCGCTGCCGACCGCCGTGGTGTGA
- a CDS encoding LacI family DNA-binding transcriptional regulator has protein sequence MAAPRDSRKPGSGKPGTVTLTEVAGHAGVSRSTVSLVLRGSPLVAAETRERVQAAMAALGYIYNRGAATLRAARTQTVGLLVCELNNPFYAELTAGVDDVLDTEGFVAFIANTAEQPERQDRFLQRMREHNVDGVILCPAAGTQAELLDRLDRWRLPCVQALRVVSDHGRDYAGVDYQAGMETVTEHLVALGHRRIAFVGGTLDHSAYAARLAGFTAAMRRHGLADDLVLRCPLTRRSGAAMADDLLNRPQDATAPPTAALCYNDVVALGLMLGLEARGLRAGRDLAVTGFDDVPEAALSRPALTTVATSARQIGQEAARLLLRRIADPQGPPERIILPSRLVVRQSCGAPGGTPSPSPHHRDLS, from the coding sequence GTGGCCGCGCCGCGCGATAGCAGGAAACCGGGCAGCGGAAAGCCGGGAACCGTCACCCTGACGGAGGTCGCCGGCCATGCCGGGGTGTCGCGCTCGACCGTGTCGCTGGTGCTGCGCGGCAGCCCGCTGGTGGCGGCGGAAACGCGGGAGCGGGTGCAGGCCGCCATGGCGGCGCTCGGCTACATCTACAACCGCGGCGCCGCCACCCTGCGCGCCGCCCGCACCCAGACGGTCGGGTTGCTGGTCTGCGAACTGAACAACCCCTTCTATGCCGAGCTGACGGCGGGGGTGGACGACGTGCTGGACACCGAGGGCTTCGTCGCCTTCATCGCCAACACCGCCGAGCAGCCGGAGCGCCAGGACCGCTTCCTGCAACGGATGCGCGAGCACAATGTCGACGGAGTGATCCTCTGCCCCGCCGCCGGGACGCAGGCCGAGTTGCTCGACCGGCTGGACCGCTGGCGGCTGCCCTGCGTCCAGGCGTTGCGCGTGGTCTCGGATCACGGAAGAGACTATGCCGGGGTGGATTACCAGGCGGGCATGGAGACGGTGACCGAGCATCTCGTCGCGCTCGGCCACCGGCGGATCGCCTTCGTCGGCGGCACTTTGGACCATTCCGCCTACGCTGCGCGGCTGGCCGGATTCACCGCAGCGATGCGGCGGCACGGGCTGGCCGACGATCTGGTGCTGCGCTGTCCGCTGACCCGGCGATCGGGTGCTGCGATGGCTGATGATCTGCTGAATAGGCCGCAGGACGCAACGGCGCCCCCGACGGCGGCCCTGTGCTACAACGACGTGGTGGCGCTCGGGTTGATGCTGGGGCTGGAGGCACGCGGTCTCAGGGCCGGGCGCGATCTGGCCGTCACCGGCTTCGACGACGTGCCGGAGGCCGCACTCAGCCGGCCGGCGCTGACCACCGTCGCCACCTCCGCAAGGCAGATCGGGCAGGAAGCCGCCCGGCTGCTGCTGCGCCGGATCGCCGACCCGCAGGGCCCGCCCGAGCGGATCATCCTGCCGAGCCGGCTGGTGGTCCGCCAATCCTGCGGTGCTCCTGGCGGCACCCCCTCTCCCTCCCCTCACCACAGAGACTTGTCATGA
- a CDS encoding amino acid ABC transporter permease, whose translation MTYDFQFDAVFASWDYLLDGAWLTVRLSFGAMTIGLVIAILCALGKTSGPKPVRWLINAYIEVIRNTPFLVQIFLIFFGLPTVGLRLSPDVAALIAMVVNVGAYATEIIRAGIESIHKGQIEAGLALGLRPLQVFRYVILKPALRTVYPALTSQFILLMLSSSVVSAISADELTSVANNIQSQTFRSFEIYIVVTGIYLVLALMFSALFAGIYRLAFAYTIDRR comes from the coding sequence GTGACCTACGATTTTCAATTCGACGCGGTGTTCGCGTCCTGGGACTATCTGCTGGACGGGGCATGGCTGACCGTCCGGCTGTCGTTCGGCGCCATGACCATCGGTCTGGTGATCGCCATCCTCTGCGCGCTGGGCAAGACCTCCGGGCCGAAGCCGGTGCGCTGGCTGATCAACGCCTATATCGAAGTCATCCGCAACACACCCTTCCTGGTGCAGATCTTCCTGATCTTCTTCGGGCTGCCGACCGTCGGCCTCCGGCTGTCGCCGGACGTGGCGGCGCTGATCGCGATGGTGGTCAATGTCGGCGCCTATGCCACCGAGATCATCCGCGCCGGCATCGAATCCATCCACAAGGGCCAGATCGAAGCGGGTCTGGCGCTGGGACTGCGCCCACTCCAGGTCTTCCGCTACGTCATCCTGAAGCCGGCGTTGCGCACGGTCTATCCGGCGCTGACCAGCCAGTTCATCCTGCTGATGCTGAGTTCCAGCGTGGTGTCCGCCATCTCCGCCGACGAGCTGACCTCGGTCGCCAACAACATCCAGTCGCAGACCTTCCGCAGTTTCGAGATCTACATCGTGGTGACCGGCATCTATCTGGTGCTGGCGCTGATGTTCTCGGCCCTGTTCGCCGGTATCTACCGGCTGGCCTTCGCCTACACCATCGATCGGCGCTGA
- a CDS encoding amino acid ABC transporter permease, with protein sequence MIRAFGYNEFLFLLSAVQWTLLLSVIAFIGGGIVGLVVALGRTSDVKPLRWLATGYIQIFQGTPLLMQLFLVFFGATVIGIDMSPWVAAAVGLTLNTSAFLGEIWRGCIQSVPRGQWEAASSLGLRYPGLMRYVILPQAVKVAVPPTVGYLVQVIKGTSLAAIIGFVELTRAGQIVNNATFQPFLVFGIVAAIYFALCWPLSLLSQRLETRYAAPSR encoded by the coding sequence ATGATCCGCGCCTTCGGGTACAACGAATTCCTGTTCCTGCTCAGTGCCGTGCAATGGACGCTGCTGCTGTCGGTCATCGCCTTCATCGGCGGCGGCATCGTCGGGCTGGTCGTGGCGCTGGGCCGCACGTCGGACGTGAAGCCGCTGCGCTGGCTGGCGACCGGCTATATCCAGATCTTCCAGGGCACGCCGCTGCTGATGCAGCTGTTCCTGGTCTTCTTCGGCGCCACCGTGATCGGCATCGACATGAGCCCGTGGGTCGCCGCGGCGGTCGGACTGACGCTGAACACCAGCGCCTTCCTCGGCGAGATCTGGCGCGGCTGCATCCAGTCGGTGCCGCGCGGCCAGTGGGAGGCGGCCTCGTCTCTCGGCCTGCGCTATCCCGGCCTGATGCGCTACGTGATCCTGCCGCAGGCGGTGAAGGTCGCGGTGCCGCCGACGGTGGGCTATCTGGTGCAGGTGATCAAGGGCACCTCGCTGGCCGCCATCATCGGCTTCGTCGAACTGACCCGCGCCGGCCAGATCGTCAACAACGCCACCTTCCAGCCCTTCCTGGTCTTCGGCATCGTCGCCGCGATCTATTTCGCGCTGTGCTGGCCCCTGTCGCTGCTGAGCCAGCGTTTGGAAACCCGCTACGCCGCGCCGTCTCGTTAA
- a CDS encoding 2-keto-4-pentenoate hydratase produces MTDTVDALIAARETRQWLTGLDSRPATEAEAYEIQDAVARRLGPVTAWKVGARTPDAEPFRAPINAATVFENTDHLPARLFQVIGVEAEIAYRFARDLPPREQPYTRDEVLDAIASVHPAWEIVDTRFAGFGSQDGLSHMADQFNHGALIVGPAIADWRSLDPVKETVTLEVDGETKVDVVGGNSAGDPVRLLVWMANVGARSFGGLHAGEVVTTGSCTGTVFVEPGSRSVARYGTMGTITLKVD; encoded by the coding sequence ATGACCGATACCGTCGACGCCCTGATCGCGGCCCGCGAGACCCGCCAGTGGCTGACCGGGCTGGACAGCCGCCCCGCGACCGAAGCGGAGGCCTATGAGATCCAGGACGCAGTCGCCCGCCGCCTCGGCCCCGTCACCGCCTGGAAGGTCGGCGCCCGCACGCCGGATGCCGAGCCCTTCCGCGCGCCGATCAACGCCGCCACCGTCTTCGAGAACACCGACCACCTGCCGGCCAGGCTGTTCCAGGTCATCGGGGTGGAGGCGGAGATCGCCTACCGCTTCGCCCGCGACCTGCCGCCGCGCGAGCAGCCCTATACGCGGGACGAGGTGCTGGATGCCATCGCCTCGGTCCATCCGGCCTGGGAGATCGTCGACACCCGCTTCGCCGGTTTCGGCAGCCAGGACGGGCTGAGCCACATGGCCGACCAGTTCAACCACGGCGCCCTGATCGTCGGCCCGGCCATCGCCGACTGGCGCTCGCTCGACCCGGTCAAGGAGACGGTGACGCTGGAGGTCGACGGCGAGACCAAGGTGGATGTCGTCGGCGGCAACAGCGCCGGCGATCCGGTGCGGCTGCTGGTGTGGATGGCCAATGTCGGCGCCCGCAGCTTCGGCGGCCTGCATGCGGGAGAGGTGGTGACCACCGGCTCCTGCACCGGCACCGTCTTCGTCGAGCCGGGCAGCCGCTCGGTCGCC
- a CDS encoding transporter substrate-binding domain-containing protein, with product MAFTVTRRLIVAGALMTAAVGLTATANAQSVEDIKGKGKLTIGMLVDFPPFGITSADGKPDGYDADVAKLMAKHMGVPVDIVPVTGPNRIPYLLTGKVDVLVASLGITPERAKQVAFSEPYAAIEIGLLAPQKSPVAKAEDLSGKSVGVARASTQDQSLTAVAPKDARIMRFDDDASAVQALLSGQVDALGVSNVVAQQIKTMAPQANYEMKFVLKSQVQGVALRQGQDKLLGWVNGFLDTVKKNGELNAIHQKWLGTDLPAAVTASKS from the coding sequence ATGGCCTTCACCGTCACCCGCCGCCTGATCGTCGCCGGCGCCCTGATGACCGCCGCTGTTGGACTTACCGCCACGGCGAACGCCCAGAGCGTCGAGGACATCAAGGGCAAGGGCAAGCTGACCATCGGCATGCTGGTCGATTTCCCGCCGTTCGGCATCACCAGCGCCGACGGCAAGCCGGACGGCTATGACGCCGACGTCGCCAAGCTGATGGCCAAGCATATGGGCGTGCCGGTGGACATCGTGCCGGTGACCGGGCCGAACCGCATCCCCTACCTGCTGACCGGCAAGGTCGACGTGCTGGTCGCCTCGCTCGGCATCACGCCGGAGCGCGCCAAGCAGGTCGCCTTCTCCGAGCCCTATGCCGCCATCGAGATCGGGCTGCTCGCCCCGCAGAAATCGCCGGTCGCCAAGGCAGAGGATCTGTCGGGCAAGAGCGTCGGCGTCGCCCGCGCCAGCACCCAGGACCAGTCGCTGACCGCGGTGGCGCCGAAGGATGCCCGCATCATGCGCTTCGACGACGACGCCAGCGCCGTGCAGGCCCTGCTGTCCGGTCAGGTCGATGCGCTGGGCGTCAGCAACGTGGTGGCCCAGCAGATCAAGACGATGGCGCCCCAGGCCAACTACGAGATGAAGTTCGTCCTGAAAAGCCAGGTCCAGGGCGTCGCCTTGCGCCAGGGCCAGGACAAGCTGCTGGGCTGGGTCAACGGCTTCCTCGACACCGTCAAGAAGAACGGCGAGCTGAACGCCATCCACCAGAAGTGGCTGGGCACCGACCTGCCGGCGGCGGTCACCGCCAGCAAGTCGTAA
- a CDS encoding amino acid ABC transporter ATP-binding protein — MSADVVIRMEGVQKWYDHFQVLKDIDLEVHRGERIVICGPSGSGKSTLIRCINQLERHQKGRITVNGVELGPHHRQLDMVRREVGMVFQSFNLFPHLTVLENCMLAPLKVRGIAKAEAKATAMRYLERVRIPEQADKYPGQLSGGQQQRVAIARSLCMNPKVMLFDEPTSALDPEMVKEVLDTMIGLAEDGMTMLCVTHEMGFAKSVAHRVIFMDRGEIVEQNTPEEFFTAPKSERTRSFLGQILAH; from the coding sequence ATGAGCGCGGATGTCGTCATCCGCATGGAAGGCGTCCAGAAATGGTACGATCACTTCCAGGTGCTGAAGGACATCGACCTGGAGGTCCACCGGGGCGAGCGCATCGTCATCTGCGGCCCTTCCGGATCGGGAAAATCGACCCTGATCCGCTGCATCAACCAGCTGGAACGTCACCAGAAGGGCCGGATCACCGTCAACGGCGTCGAACTCGGCCCGCACCACCGCCAGCTCGACATGGTGCGGCGGGAGGTCGGCATGGTGTTCCAGAGCTTCAACCTGTTCCCGCATTTGACCGTGCTGGAGAACTGCATGCTGGCACCGTTGAAGGTGCGCGGCATTGCCAAGGCCGAGGCGAAGGCCACCGCGATGCGCTATCTGGAGCGGGTGCGCATCCCCGAACAGGCGGACAAATATCCCGGCCAGCTGTCGGGCGGCCAGCAGCAGCGCGTCGCCATCGCGCGGTCGCTGTGCATGAACCCGAAGGTGATGCTGTTCGACGAGCCGACCTCCGCCCTGGATCCGGAGATGGTCAAGGAGGTGCTGGACACCATGATCGGCTTGGCCGAGGACGGCATGACCATGCTGTGCGTGACGCACGAGATGGGCTTCGCCAAATCGGTCGCCCACCGCGTGATCTTCATGGACCGCGGCGAGATCGTCGAGCAGAACACGCCGGAGGAGTTCTTCACCGCCCCGAAATCGGAGCGGACGCGGAGCTTCCTCGGCCAGATCCTGGCCCATTGA
- a CDS encoding MFS transporter has product MTAAKSAVAVSSLVPARMDRLPWARFHWMVVVGLGVSWILDGIEIQLISASGYKESLGMSSAEVGLAGTIYLIGQVVGALVFGRLTDRWGRKRLFITTLALYLIASGIAGFAWTPWFLYVWRFVAGMGIGGEYAAVNSAIDELIPARFRGRVDIAVNGTYWAGAMIGAVGSVFLLDHSLVPENLGWRIAFFIGPLLGLIIIHLRRHIPESPRWMVTHGREAEAERIVDDIEASVRAQGKSLAPVDPKRAMHIVPEDSVSWSQLVDVFFRQYPTRTILGVTMMVTQSFLYNAIFFTYALVLQNFYHLDPSQTAVYFFPFAAGNLIGPLLLGPLFDSVGRRRMIFGTYLLAGVVLLVSAFLFRQGVLTANTHTIFWCVSFFFASAGASSAYLTVSEIFPLEVRAQAISYFFAIAQVVGSTGPLLFGWLVGEGTERDPLFWGYVLGSVVMIFGGVVALVYGVDAEGKGLEDIAEPLTKADRHRRVGEAAVETV; this is encoded by the coding sequence ATGACCGCAGCAAAAAGCGCCGTCGCTGTCAGCAGCCTGGTGCCCGCGCGGATGGACCGGCTGCCCTGGGCGCGGTTCCACTGGATGGTGGTGGTCGGGCTGGGCGTCAGCTGGATCCTCGACGGCATCGAGATCCAGCTGATCTCGGCCTCCGGCTACAAGGAAAGCCTGGGCATGTCGAGCGCCGAGGTCGGGCTGGCCGGCACCATCTATCTGATCGGGCAGGTGGTGGGCGCGCTGGTCTTCGGCCGGCTGACCGACCGCTGGGGGCGCAAGCGGCTGTTCATCACCACGCTGGCACTCTACCTGATCGCGTCTGGCATCGCCGGCTTCGCCTGGACCCCCTGGTTCCTCTATGTCTGGCGCTTCGTCGCCGGGATGGGCATCGGCGGCGAATATGCCGCCGTCAACTCCGCCATCGACGAGCTGATCCCGGCGCGCTTCCGCGGCCGGGTCGACATCGCCGTCAACGGCACCTATTGGGCCGGCGCGATGATCGGGGCGGTCGGCAGCGTCTTCCTGCTCGACCATTCGCTGGTGCCGGAAAATCTCGGTTGGCGCATCGCCTTCTTCATCGGGCCGCTGCTGGGCCTGATCATCATCCATCTGCGCCGGCACATCCCGGAAAGCCCACGCTGGATGGTCACCCACGGCAGGGAGGCGGAGGCCGAACGCATCGTCGACGACATCGAAGCCAGCGTGCGCGCGCAGGGCAAGAGTCTGGCGCCGGTCGATCCCAAGCGGGCCATGCACATCGTTCCGGAGGATTCCGTATCCTGGAGCCAGCTTGTCGACGTGTTCTTCCGGCAATACCCGACACGCACAATCCTGGGCGTGACGATGATGGTGACGCAGTCCTTCCTCTACAACGCGATCTTCTTCACCTACGCGCTGGTCCTGCAGAATTTCTACCATCTCGACCCGTCGCAGACTGCGGTCTATTTCTTCCCCTTCGCTGCCGGCAACCTGATCGGGCCGCTGCTGCTGGGTCCGCTGTTCGACAGTGTGGGGCGGCGGCGGATGATCTTCGGCACCTATCTGCTGGCGGGGGTCGTGCTGCTGGTCTCCGCCTTCCTGTTCCGCCAGGGGGTGCTGACCGCCAACACGCACACGATCTTCTGGTGCGTCTCCTTCTTCTTCGCCTCGGCCGGCGCCTCGTCCGCCTACCTGACGGTCAGCGAGATCTTCCCGCTGGAGGTGCGGGCGCAGGCGATCTCCTATTTCTTCGCCATTGCCCAGGTGGTGGGCTCCACCGGCCCGCTGCTGTTCGGCTGGCTGGTGGGGGAGGGGACGGAGCGCGACCCGCTGTTCTGGGGCTATGTGCTGGGATCGGTCGTGATGATCTTCGGCGGGGTGGTGGCGCTGGTCTATGGTGTCGATGCCGAAGGCAAGGGGCTGGAGGACATCGCCGAACCGCTGACCAAGGCCGACCGCCACCGTAGGGTGGGGGAGGCGGCAGTGGAGACGGTCTGA
- a CDS encoding nuclear transport factor 2 family protein codes for MSTLTMDRPGMAADAALRARVRDFYDAYYDALDDVRLEEWPDFFTAECLYRVVPRENHERGYMLCTMQAESRGMLQDRVTGLLKTQMYAPRYYRRFPGPLRVTAGTDGIRARHNLLMVQTLIDQQPNIVLCGVCHDRLVEDAERLRLAERVVVFDSEMIANSLIYPA; via the coding sequence ATGAGCACGCTGACGATGGACCGCCCCGGCATGGCGGCGGATGCGGCGCTGCGCGCCCGCGTCCGCGACTTCTACGACGCCTATTACGACGCGCTCGACGATGTGCGGCTGGAGGAGTGGCCGGACTTCTTCACCGCGGAGTGCCTCTACCGCGTCGTCCCGCGCGAGAACCACGAGCGCGGCTACATGCTCTGCACCATGCAGGCGGAAAGCCGCGGCATGTTGCAGGACCGGGTGACCGGCCTGCTGAAGACCCAGATGTACGCCCCGCGTTACTACCGCCGCTTCCCCGGCCCGCTGCGGGTGACGGCGGGCACCGACGGCATCCGCGCCCGCCACAACCTGCTGATGGTCCAGACGCTGATCGACCAGCAGCCGAACATCGTGCTGTGCGGCGTCTGCCACGACCGTCTGGTCGAGGATGCGGAGCGCCTGCGTCTGGCGGAACGGGTGGTCGTCTTCGATTCCGAGATGATCGCCAACAGCCTGATCTATCCGGCCTGA
- the gtdA gene encoding gentisate 1,2-dioxygenase, whose product MAPDSHGLLSNDTDAQLSQLYEAMRPQHLYPLWEVLGALVTPTPRAPTVAAKWDYATARAHLMRAGDLISAEKAERRVLILENPGTPGTAGITTSLYAGLQMILPGEVAPCHRHSQSALRFVMEGHGAYTAVDGEKAVMNPFDLVLTPNWQWHDHGNTTDQPMIWLDGLDIPTVRHFDASFAEHLGQPAHPETVRPGDSSARYGHNMRPMRGTTADRRPAHQPLFHYPYPEWRVGLDALAAAETPDPWIGHALEFINPADGGAIMPTISAHVRLLPKGFETKPRRSTDGTVLVVVDGHGHARVGDREFALSERDVIVVPSWDELTIQAGSDLVLFGYSDRTAQEKLGLYREQRT is encoded by the coding sequence ATGGCCCCCGACAGCCACGGACTGCTCAGCAACGACACCGACGCCCAGCTCAGCCAGCTCTACGAGGCGATGCGGCCCCAGCATCTCTATCCCCTGTGGGAGGTGCTGGGCGCGCTGGTCACCCCGACTCCGCGCGCCCCGACGGTGGCGGCGAAATGGGACTATGCCACCGCCCGCGCCCATCTGATGCGGGCCGGCGACCTGATCAGCGCCGAGAAGGCCGAACGCCGCGTGCTGATCCTGGAGAATCCCGGCACGCCCGGCACCGCCGGCATCACCACCAGCCTCTATGCCGGGTTGCAGATGATCCTGCCGGGCGAGGTGGCGCCCTGCCACCGCCACAGCCAGTCGGCGTTGCGCTTCGTCATGGAGGGCCATGGCGCCTACACCGCGGTGGATGGCGAGAAGGCGGTGATGAACCCCTTCGACCTCGTGCTGACGCCGAACTGGCAGTGGCACGACCATGGCAATACCACCGACCAGCCGATGATCTGGCTCGACGGGCTGGACATCCCGACCGTTCGCCATTTCGACGCCAGCTTCGCCGAGCATCTCGGCCAGCCCGCCCATCCCGAGACGGTGCGGCCCGGCGACAGCAGCGCCCGCTACGGCCACAACATGCGGCCGATGCGCGGCACCACCGCCGACCGCCGGCCAGCGCACCAGCCGCTGTTCCACTATCCCTATCCGGAATGGCGGGTCGGCCTCGACGCCCTGGCGGCGGCGGAGACGCCCGATCCCTGGATCGGCCATGCGCTGGAGTTCATCAACCCTGCCGACGGCGGGGCGATCATGCCGACCATCTCGGCCCATGTCCGCCTGCTGCCGAAGGGCTTCGAGACCAAGCCGCGCCGCTCCACCGACGGCACCGTCCTCGTGGTGGTGGACGGCCATGGCCACGCAAGGGTCGGCGACCGCGAGTTCGCCCTGTCGGAGCGCGACGTGATCGTCGTGCCGAGCTGGGACGAGCTGACGATCCAGGCCGGCAGCGATCTGGTGCTGTTCGGCTATTCCGACCGCACCGCCCAGGAAAAGCTGGGCCTCTACCGCGAACAGCGGACTTAA